A window of the candidate division KSB1 bacterium genome harbors these coding sequences:
- a CDS encoding cyclic nucleotide-binding domain-containing protein, producing MESFRDDLAQPHRGENKGVIEILRAIPLFQGFTRRELQELESVVHRREFRAGEPIFHQGDPGIGMYVIYEGSVGMYRSKPGGGEERLAVLRKGEVFGESALLDEGPRPATARALEPSVILGLFQPEILELIERKPRLGNKLLLNFARILGERLHRTQAELEALRQKLAESPIVY from the coding sequence GTGGAAAGCTTTCGCGATGACCTTGCCCAGCCCCACAGGGGCGAGAACAAAGGCGTGATCGAGATTCTCCGAGCTATCCCGCTGTTCCAGGGCTTCACACGGCGGGAGCTACAGGAGTTGGAGAGCGTCGTACACAGGCGAGAGTTCAGGGCAGGGGAACCGATCTTTCACCAGGGCGATCCCGGGATCGGGATGTACGTGATTTACGAGGGCTCCGTGGGCATGTACCGAAGCAAACCCGGGGGCGGGGAGGAGCGTCTGGCGGTCTTGCGGAAAGGAGAGGTCTTCGGGGAGAGTGCCCTACTGGATGAAGGCCCGCGTCCTGCAACGGCCAGAGCCCTCGAGCCCTCCGTCATCCTGGGGCTATTCCAGCCGGAAATCCTCGAGCTCATTGAGAGGAAGCCCAGATTAGGGAACAAGCTGCTCCTGAACTTCGCCCGAATCCTCGGGGAGCGGCTGCACAGGACACAGGCGGAACTGGAGGCGCTGCGGCAAAAGCTGGCGGAGTCCCCGATTGTCTACTGA
- a CDS encoding ATP-binding cassette domain-containing protein has protein sequence MLYPTGDGVHRVNLVVEPGECVFLVGPSGAGKTTVLRLIYMDVFPSEGQVIVGKYSSLTVRPKDIPYVRRQLGIVFQDFKLLPDRNVFENVAFALRVTGARRGELKRKVLRALGEVGLAHKRNKMPHELSGGEQQRVAMARALVNEPLALLADEPTGNLDRENAEMIMDLLLRINRRGTAVLMATHNLELVSGLGHRIVRIENGRTL, from the coding sequence ATGCTCTATCCGACCGGAGATGGGGTACACCGGGTCAACCTGGTCGTGGAGCCAGGCGAGTGTGTGTTCCTGGTGGGGCCGAGCGGTGCCGGCAAGACCACCGTGCTTAGGCTCATCTACATGGATGTTTTCCCTTCCGAAGGGCAAGTGATCGTGGGGAAATACAGTTCGCTTACCGTGCGCCCCAAGGACATCCCGTACGTGCGGAGGCAGCTGGGCATTGTCTTCCAGGACTTCAAACTTCTGCCGGACCGGAACGTGTTCGAGAACGTGGCCTTTGCCCTCCGGGTCACGGGAGCCAGGCGGGGCGAGCTGAAGCGAAAGGTCTTGCGGGCCCTGGGGGAAGTTGGTCTCGCGCACAAGCGAAACAAGATGCCCCACGAGCTTTCCGGGGGGGAGCAGCAGCGGGTTGCCATGGCGCGGGCCCTGGTGAACGAGCCCCTGGCTCTTCTGGCTGACGAACCGACAGGCAATCTCGACCGGGAGAATGCCGAGATGATTATGGATCTGTTGCTGCGCATCAATCGGAGAGGAACGGCAGTGCTCATGGCCACCCACAATCTCGAACTCGTGTCTGGCCTCGGACACCGGATTGTGCGCATCGAGAACGGCCGGACCCTTTAA
- the thiL gene encoding thiamine-phosphate kinase, translating to MRLKELGEFGLIEQIKRLAKIQSPRVLVGIDDDAAIVRAGRATLVLTTDAFVEEIHFRFDYFSPFDLGWRLMAANLSDMAAMGAQPLFALADIAIPAEADAERVLDVYRGMIALGDRFGVSVVGGDTTSSPDRWFLALSLLGEAKGGSYALRSSARNGELLVVTGWLGNARAGLELLANGTALEPDDILARAHRRPEPRLLEGQFLVRSAGVRAMIDISDGLSSEVHHICRMSRVGAVVYADRLPVHPRLQEFARLQNRDPLSYALHGGEEFELLFTVPPERWPALERSWRRRFPIPITPIGEIRAQQSGVLLRTSKGDEPLIPGGWQHFQTPLREPKSGVGAGEEGGRSPRRRKGGNGE from the coding sequence ATGAGGCTAAAGGAACTCGGAGAATTCGGGCTCATTGAGCAGATCAAGAGACTTGCGAAGATCCAGAGCCCCCGTGTTCTTGTCGGCATCGACGACGACGCGGCAATCGTGCGGGCGGGTCGCGCCACGCTGGTCCTCACTACGGATGCCTTCGTGGAAGAAATCCATTTCCGCTTTGATTACTTCTCCCCTTTCGACTTAGGCTGGCGTCTGATGGCGGCCAACCTGAGCGACATGGCCGCCATGGGGGCGCAACCGCTTTTCGCTCTTGCCGACATTGCGATCCCGGCGGAAGCGGACGCCGAAAGGGTCCTCGACGTTTATCGGGGAATGATCGCCCTGGGGGATCGCTTCGGGGTGAGTGTCGTCGGAGGCGATACCACCTCCAGTCCGGACCGCTGGTTCTTGGCCCTGAGTCTCCTTGGTGAGGCGAAGGGGGGAAGCTATGCCCTTCGCTCCTCGGCGCGAAACGGTGAGCTCCTGGTGGTCACAGGCTGGCTCGGAAATGCGAGGGCTGGTCTTGAGCTCTTGGCGAACGGCACAGCGCTGGAACCGGACGATATCCTGGCCCGGGCACACCGACGGCCAGAGCCCCGCCTGCTCGAGGGTCAATTCCTCGTGCGATCCGCCGGGGTGCGGGCGATGATCGACATCAGCGACGGACTGTCCAGCGAGGTCCATCACATCTGCCGGATGAGTCGGGTTGGGGCTGTGGTGTACGCCGACCGGCTGCCGGTTCATCCCCGGCTGCAGGAATTCGCACGATTGCAGAATCGGGACCCGCTGAGCTACGCCCTGCACGGGGGAGAGGAATTCGAATTGCTGTTTACCGTGCCTCCCGAACGATGGCCCGCGCTGGAACGCTCCTGGAGAAGACGATTCCCGATCCCTATTACTCCGATTGGCGAAATACGCGCTCAGCAGTCCGGGGTGCTCTTGCGCACCTCGAAAGGCGACGAGCCGCTGATCCCCGGCGGTTGGCAGCATTTTCAGACCCCGCTCCGTGAGCCGAAGAGCGGTGTAGGGGCAGGGGAAGAAGGCGGTAGAAGCCCGCGACGGCGGAAGGGTGGGAATGGGGAATAG
- a CDS encoding DUF4159 domain-containing protein: protein MKLQWVPTWQRVVAMLAAGAAVAAGGTEAAWAQLREPPLDAFTIARLHYHGGGDWYNDPSIIPNLLRFIREHTSLRTASDEVRLTLDDERLFSCPFLFATGHGRIDFSEREAERLRLYLENGGFLYVDDDYGMDPYFREAIKKVFPDRELVELPASHPIYHIVFDFPRGLPKIHEHDGKPARGYGIFHEGRLVVFYTYETNISDGWADPDVHGDPPEIREAALRMGTNIVIYALTQ from the coding sequence GTGAAGCTTCAGTGGGTGCCAACGTGGCAGCGAGTGGTGGCGATGCTTGCGGCGGGCGCAGCCGTGGCGGCCGGAGGCACGGAGGCGGCTTGGGCTCAACTGCGGGAGCCGCCCCTCGATGCCTTCACCATCGCGCGCCTTCACTACCATGGCGGAGGCGATTGGTATAATGACCCCTCGATCATCCCCAATCTGCTGCGTTTTATCCGGGAGCACACCTCTCTCCGCACCGCCTCTGACGAAGTCCGCCTCACGCTGGACGACGAGCGTCTCTTCAGCTGTCCTTTCCTCTTTGCCACGGGCCACGGGCGAATCGATTTCTCGGAGCGGGAGGCCGAGAGGCTCCGTCTGTACCTCGAGAATGGGGGCTTCCTGTACGTGGACGATGACTACGGAATGGACCCGTACTTCCGCGAAGCCATTAAGAAAGTATTCCCGGACAGAGAGCTTGTGGAACTGCCGGCCAGTCACCCCATTTACCATATCGTGTTCGACTTCCCACGCGGACTGCCGAAGATCCACGAGCACGATGGCAAGCCCGCACGGGGCTATGGGATCTTCCACGAGGGCCGGCTTGTGGTGTTCTACACGTACGAAACCAATATCTCCGATGGGTGGGCGGATCCTGATGTCCACGGTGACCCACCGGAAATTCGAGAGGCTGCCCTCCGGATGGGGACAAATATCGTGATTTACGCGCTCACGCAGTGA
- a CDS encoding ABC transporter permease, whose translation MAIFSVAFALVIVGLFAIVYVNLGQVVEGLRARVEIEAFLSPDLSDEEIHQLEEHIRSLEGVEAVTFVSRERAALEFRQAFGEDVVAILDDNPLPASFRIRPSAGYRTGDAARQIVERVQALPGVEEVLYRGDLLRLLDRYVRAALLGGAVIGATLVIGAVLLVYNTLRLVAMSQAQVIEIMRLVGATRRFIRRPFVVHGTLEGFLGGVVGCGVLWALVRIGRIEIPNLVEVSAQWYSGVIAAGVLLGWSGSRLAVGKYLK comes from the coding sequence ATGGCGATCTTCTCGGTGGCCTTCGCGCTGGTGATCGTGGGGCTGTTTGCGATCGTCTACGTGAATCTGGGTCAGGTGGTCGAAGGCCTGCGCGCCCGCGTCGAGATCGAAGCGTTCCTCTCGCCCGATCTCTCAGATGAAGAGATACATCAGTTGGAGGAGCACATCCGCTCTCTGGAGGGTGTGGAAGCTGTGACGTTCGTGTCACGGGAGCGAGCCGCGCTGGAATTCCGACAGGCTTTCGGTGAGGACGTGGTCGCCATTCTGGACGACAATCCGCTGCCGGCGTCATTCCGGATCCGGCCGTCCGCGGGCTATCGGACCGGGGATGCAGCCCGTCAGATCGTCGAACGAGTGCAGGCCTTGCCCGGAGTGGAAGAGGTCCTGTATCGGGGTGACCTCTTGCGCCTGCTGGATCGCTATGTGCGCGCGGCCCTGCTTGGGGGTGCAGTCATAGGCGCTACCCTAGTCATAGGGGCCGTCCTGCTTGTTTACAACACGCTGCGCTTGGTCGCCATGTCCCAGGCGCAGGTGATTGAGATCATGCGGCTGGTCGGGGCCACACGACGGTTTATCCGGAGGCCCTTTGTAGTTCATGGGACCCTGGAGGGTTTTCTCGGCGGAGTCGTCGGGTGCGGGGTCCTATGGGCCCTTGTCCGGATCGGGAGAATCGAGATTCCCAACCTTGTGGAGGTGAGCGCACAGTGGTATAGCGGTGTGATTGCTGCAGGCGTCCTCTTGGGATGGTCGGGAAGTCGGTTGGCGGTGGGGAAGTACCTCAAGTGA
- a CDS encoding class I SAM-dependent methyltransferase, translating to MGNRDTVRQGQEGEAARILELLRPKLLRPVAPYAALAPIYDGVMRHVNYRRWADYVRDLASMYGVLTGKVLDVACGTGSFLEHFVGKAFLGFGCDGSQAMVRQARRKLTGKSPVRLLWVADMRRLGTAGPFDLVVCLYDSVNYLQQLQDYDQFFSEAARVLRRGGLLVFDVCTVENSVLHFNPFQERGRVGRMEYFRLSYFDPSTGLQVNEFLIGRKGNLENEAVIEIHRQWIRPLDLVRERLGQSPLELLGQFDDYSFRPGTEESLRVHFVCRRV from the coding sequence ATGGGGAATAGGGATACTGTTCGCCAGGGGCAGGAAGGAGAGGCCGCCAGGATCCTGGAACTCCTGCGGCCCAAGCTCCTCCGGCCCGTAGCGCCGTACGCCGCGCTGGCCCCTATCTACGATGGGGTGATGCGCCATGTGAACTACCGGCGGTGGGCCGACTACGTGCGGGACCTTGCGTCCATGTACGGGGTCTTGACGGGCAAAGTTCTGGATGTGGCTTGTGGTACAGGCTCTTTCCTCGAGCACTTCGTCGGCAAGGCATTCTTGGGCTTCGGATGCGACGGCTCCCAGGCCATGGTGCGACAGGCCAGGCGGAAACTCACGGGCAAGTCCCCCGTGCGGCTTCTGTGGGTAGCCGACATGCGGCGGTTGGGAACCGCGGGTCCCTTCGACCTCGTTGTTTGCCTCTACGACAGCGTGAACTACCTGCAACAGCTACAGGACTACGACCAGTTCTTTTCCGAGGCAGCGCGCGTCCTACGGAGAGGGGGTCTCTTGGTGTTCGATGTGTGTACCGTTGAGAACTCCGTGCTTCATTTCAATCCGTTCCAGGAGCGGGGACGCGTGGGCAGGATGGAGTATTTCCGGCTGAGTTACTTCGACCCATCAACAGGGCTTCAGGTCAACGAGTTCCTCATCGGGAGGAAGGGAAACCTGGAGAACGAGGCGGTCATTGAAATTCACCGCCAGTGGATTCGGCCCCTGGATCTGGTGAGGGAGCGCCTGGGGCAAAGCCCCCTGGAGCTCCTGGGCCAGTTCGATGATTACTCGTTTCGCCCTGGAACCGAGGAGTCCCTGAGGGTCCATTTTGTCTGCCGGCGCGTTTAG
- a CDS encoding tetratricopeptide repeat protein — translation MTRSFATRMFLLAGMLVLGAGVLGQGVLPPELRQAQQLEVMGRYDEAFAYYRVLALRFPSNPVYLEGALRSLKALRDDQRLLEFLEEALQVAPGNPRILCELASLRYRAGAREEAMRLWRGLLDEPGATPDTYGLVGSAMLEAGLRDEVVALYHEARQRFRDPTLFVLEMANLHLARRDFRAAAREYTSYLLSHPEAHPLVESSLGAALEGCDEGDIRRALEELQRAATVHAEHLGLRVALGGLMVRLGRYREAFSELLQAEQLQGTRGATRAPAFGQHLIRVAEAALRGGDRQTAQLAFETILREAPAGPFAPRARLGLAELWGESGRVAEACRVYLEFARANPASPQAPLAFRRAAELLRGHLGLTDSAREVASEIVRRYPATPAGLEAGILLGEWDLAEGRYEKAAATLHSIASLAANRWPEIRERALFELAQILFFRSEWDSAITVLEGLVSPRQTERGEGQYANDAIELLLLIRAGRMADPEVLRCVARARERILSGQPDSAVAVLRECAEGRPQSPLVDRLWFELGNAAEQAGRLREAVAAFRNVVSLFPSSLLADQAQWRLGQCLERSGDPEGARKAYEMLLTNYPQSVYLEAARKRIRALQGRS, via the coding sequence GTGACGAGATCGTTCGCTACAAGGATGTTTCTTCTTGCGGGAATGCTTGTGCTGGGCGCAGGGGTCCTTGGGCAGGGGGTTCTACCACCGGAGCTGCGGCAGGCGCAGCAGCTGGAGGTAATGGGCCGCTACGACGAAGCATTCGCGTACTACAGGGTTCTGGCTCTGCGCTTCCCAAGCAATCCCGTGTATCTGGAGGGTGCCCTGCGGAGCCTCAAAGCGTTGCGGGATGATCAGCGCCTCCTGGAGTTCCTCGAGGAAGCACTCCAGGTAGCACCGGGCAACCCCAGGATCCTCTGCGAGCTCGCCTCGTTGCGCTACCGCGCGGGAGCCAGGGAAGAGGCGATGCGTCTGTGGCGCGGGCTCCTGGACGAGCCGGGGGCGACCCCCGACACCTACGGCCTGGTCGGATCGGCTATGTTGGAGGCCGGGCTTCGGGACGAGGTTGTGGCCCTCTATCACGAGGCCCGCCAGCGATTCCGCGATCCGACCCTTTTCGTGCTCGAGATGGCTAACCTCCATCTTGCCCGGAGAGACTTCCGCGCGGCCGCACGAGAGTACACAAGTTACCTGCTGAGCCATCCGGAGGCGCATCCCCTGGTGGAGAGTTCGCTCGGGGCGGCGCTAGAAGGATGCGATGAGGGCGACATCCGCCGCGCTCTGGAGGAGCTGCAGAGGGCTGCGACGGTCCACGCGGAACATTTGGGACTGCGAGTCGCTCTGGGCGGACTTATGGTCCGCCTCGGACGGTACCGGGAGGCCTTCTCCGAGCTTCTCCAGGCCGAGCAGTTGCAAGGCACGAGAGGTGCGACCAGAGCTCCCGCCTTCGGCCAGCACCTCATCCGTGTTGCCGAGGCGGCGCTGCGCGGGGGCGACCGACAAACGGCGCAGCTGGCTTTCGAGACGATCCTTCGGGAGGCACCGGCAGGCCCGTTCGCCCCGCGCGCGCGTTTGGGCCTGGCCGAGCTATGGGGGGAAAGCGGGCGTGTTGCGGAGGCCTGTCGCGTCTACCTTGAATTTGCGCGGGCGAACCCTGCAAGCCCGCAGGCACCCCTTGCCTTCCGCCGGGCCGCAGAGCTGTTGCGAGGGCACCTCGGGCTCACGGACAGCGCCCGGGAGGTGGCCTCGGAGATCGTGAGAAGGTATCCGGCTACGCCAGCAGGCCTTGAAGCCGGAATCCTGTTGGGCGAGTGGGACCTTGCCGAGGGACGCTACGAGAAGGCGGCGGCCACATTGCACAGCATCGCCTCCCTGGCGGCGAATCGTTGGCCGGAGATCCGAGAGAGAGCACTCTTCGAGCTGGCCCAAATTCTCTTCTTCCGGTCGGAATGGGACAGCGCGATCACCGTTCTGGAAGGCCTCGTGTCCCCGCGGCAGACCGAAAGGGGCGAGGGGCAGTACGCGAACGACGCGATCGAATTACTGCTCCTGATACGGGCGGGGAGAATGGCGGACCCCGAAGTCCTGCGTTGCGTCGCGAGGGCAAGGGAGAGAATTCTGAGCGGACAGCCCGATTCGGCAGTGGCCGTGCTGCGGGAATGCGCCGAGGGGCGGCCACAATCGCCGCTCGTAGACCGGCTGTGGTTCGAGCTGGGAAACGCCGCCGAGCAAGCAGGGCGGCTGAGAGAGGCCGTCGCCGCTTTTCGCAATGTGGTGAGTCTCTTCCCCTCCAGCCTGCTGGCCGATCAGGCCCAGTGGCGCCTGGGACAGTGTCTCGAACGATCGGGGGATCCGGAAGGGGCAAGGAAGGCGTACGAAATGCTGTTGACAAACTATCCCCAAAGTGTTTATCTTGAAGCCGCTCGCAAGAGGATCCGCGCGCTTCAGGGCAGAAGTTAG
- a CDS encoding asparagine synthetase B, protein MMGMGEGGDLLAQKLLIFMDLKQTDHLKAYGVAYWALEQGVDVEWLLNYRGGSFLMDYHPSIERECRLRGVAFAVVTPGEVTEIYATIEANNMERVLLEKAPSIAVYTPPNKEVWDDAVTLALSYAEVPYTTLWDAEVLAGALEQYDWLHLHHEDFTGQFGKFYASYRNAAWYQEEVERNEEMARRLGFRKVSELKKAVARAIKQYVLQGGFLFAMCSATDTIDLALAAEGVDIVPAVFDGDPPDPDCQQRLDYSKTFAFTDFTLILDPLVYEFSDIDIPPNYAPVLRGPEADYFTLFEFSAKYDPVPTMLTQNHTQVIKGFLGQTTGFRKDKIKKSVVILGEAEGTEQVKYIHGNLGQGTFTFLGGHDPEDYQHFVYDPPTQLSLHKNSPGYRLILNNILFPAARKKERKT, encoded by the coding sequence ATGATGGGCATGGGGGAGGGAGGGGATCTCCTGGCGCAGAAGCTTCTCATCTTTATGGACCTCAAGCAGACCGATCACTTGAAGGCCTACGGGGTGGCCTACTGGGCTCTGGAGCAGGGGGTGGATGTGGAGTGGCTTCTCAATTATCGCGGCGGCAGTTTTTTGATGGATTACCACCCGTCGATCGAGAGGGAGTGCCGCCTGCGGGGGGTCGCATTTGCCGTTGTTACCCCGGGCGAGGTCACCGAGATCTACGCCACGATCGAAGCGAACAACATGGAGCGGGTTCTGCTCGAAAAGGCCCCGAGCATTGCGGTCTATACGCCTCCCAACAAGGAGGTGTGGGATGATGCCGTGACCCTCGCCCTATCCTACGCGGAGGTCCCGTACACGACCCTCTGGGATGCGGAGGTTCTGGCCGGCGCCCTGGAGCAGTACGATTGGCTCCACCTCCACCACGAGGATTTCACGGGGCAGTTTGGGAAGTTCTACGCGAGTTATCGCAACGCCGCCTGGTATCAGGAAGAAGTGGAACGAAACGAGGAGATGGCCCGTCGCCTGGGTTTTCGCAAGGTCTCGGAGCTGAAGAAAGCAGTAGCCCGGGCCATCAAGCAATACGTGCTGCAAGGGGGATTCCTGTTCGCGATGTGCTCCGCCACCGACACCATCGACTTGGCACTGGCCGCCGAGGGTGTGGATATCGTCCCCGCCGTCTTTGATGGCGATCCTCCCGACCCCGATTGCCAGCAGCGGCTCGACTACAGCAAGACGTTTGCCTTCACCGACTTCACGCTCATCCTGGATCCCCTCGTCTATGAGTTCAGCGACATCGATATTCCCCCGAACTATGCTCCGGTGCTACGAGGACCGGAGGCCGACTACTTCACGCTTTTCGAATTCTCGGCGAAGTACGATCCGGTGCCCACGATGCTGACCCAGAACCACACGCAGGTGATCAAAGGATTCCTGGGCCAGACGACCGGGTTCCGCAAGGATAAGATCAAGAAGTCCGTGGTGATCCTCGGCGAGGCGGAAGGCACGGAGCAGGTCAAGTACATTCACGGAAACCTCGGACAGGGCACCTTCACGTTCCTGGGAGGCCACGATCCGGAAGATTACCAGCACTTCGTGTACGATCCCCCCACTCAGCTCTCGCTGCACAAAAATTCTCCAGGATATCGGCTGATCCTGAACAATATCCTCTTTCCGGCAGCCAGGAAAAAGGAAAGGAAAACCTGA
- a CDS encoding bifunctional metallophosphatase/5'-nucleotidase has translation MKRWLTVPIVAVWLAAVACLVTACDPGRTERITVLYWGDFHARNRPYREPGLDQGPGELVGGAPRLAYILDSLRLVARPAIVLHTGDEFSGSAECTITKGESQVTLLRWLRPDAFVLGNHEFDYGTSRLLAVLPKFTCPVVCANLWDKASQRLFGSPKVRPYILVKAGRVRVAIIGLILRDFRRSDLPNSVLEASDPEAMIRRWAEVLQDSADLTIVLSHMGYQEDVGLARQLGQRYVDLIVGGHSHRTMLRPEVVEGVLVTQAGERGQFVGKLTLEVDLRRKAVRSWEAELVPVRNPGRASIAVAAYLDSLEAALETTYHLNAVVAHLRGNWIREPRGESNVGDWQADAFRQASGADVAFQNTHGIRKDLAEGPVRVRDFWEMNPFSNELVTFRVTGEELLRILEHNCALVEDCLQVSGVRCECEPAAPEGRRLLRARLSNGEPIRKGRHYTVCTNDYVVRNSQRYFGIPLGSRSIRRLGLLDRDVLIRAAQKQRTILARKDGRLKVRSGAPAVRVID, from the coding sequence TTGAAAAGGTGGCTCACGGTCCCCATAGTGGCGGTCTGGCTTGCGGCCGTTGCGTGTCTTGTCACGGCCTGCGATCCGGGAAGGACGGAGCGAATCACCGTTCTTTACTGGGGCGACTTTCACGCTCGCAATCGGCCCTATCGGGAGCCTGGCCTTGACCAGGGCCCGGGAGAGTTGGTGGGGGGAGCTCCTCGCTTGGCCTACATACTGGACAGCCTGCGATTGGTGGCCAGGCCGGCAATTGTTCTCCATACCGGCGACGAGTTCTCGGGATCGGCGGAATGCACGATCACAAAAGGCGAATCCCAGGTCACTCTCCTCAGGTGGCTCCGCCCTGACGCCTTTGTGCTGGGCAACCACGAATTCGATTACGGCACCAGTCGGCTTCTCGCTGTGCTGCCTAAGTTCACCTGCCCCGTGGTCTGCGCCAATTTGTGGGACAAGGCATCCCAGAGGCTTTTCGGGAGCCCCAAGGTCCGGCCGTACATCTTGGTGAAGGCAGGTCGCGTCCGCGTAGCGATCATCGGGCTGATCCTGCGCGATTTCCGGCGCAGCGACCTGCCGAACAGCGTCTTGGAGGCCTCGGATCCTGAGGCCATGATTCGGAGGTGGGCGGAAGTTCTCCAGGACTCAGCGGATCTGACGATCGTGTTGAGTCACATGGGGTATCAAGAGGACGTGGGCTTAGCGCGGCAACTGGGACAGCGCTACGTGGATCTCATCGTGGGGGGACACTCGCACAGAACGATGCTCAGGCCTGAGGTGGTGGAGGGCGTCCTTGTCACCCAGGCCGGAGAAAGGGGGCAGTTTGTGGGCAAGCTGACGCTCGAGGTAGACCTGCGACGGAAGGCAGTGCGGTCCTGGGAGGCCGAACTTGTGCCTGTCCGAAATCCCGGTCGCGCCAGTATTGCGGTGGCCGCTTATCTCGATAGCCTTGAGGCTGCCCTCGAAACGACGTACCACCTGAACGCCGTAGTGGCCCACCTCAGGGGTAACTGGATTCGGGAGCCTCGAGGTGAAAGCAATGTCGGGGACTGGCAGGCTGACGCTTTTCGGCAAGCCTCCGGAGCCGACGTAGCCTTCCAGAACACCCACGGCATCCGCAAGGACCTCGCGGAAGGCCCGGTGCGGGTACGGGACTTTTGGGAAATGAACCCCTTTTCAAACGAGCTTGTCACGTTTCGGGTGACGGGGGAGGAGCTGCTCCGGATCCTGGAGCACAATTGCGCGCTTGTCGAGGACTGCCTGCAGGTTTCGGGGGTACGGTGCGAGTGCGAACCGGCGGCACCGGAGGGGCGCAGACTGCTGCGGGCGCGGCTCAGCAATGGCGAGCCGATTCGAAAAGGGCGGCACTACACGGTCTGCACCAACGACTACGTGGTCAGGAATTCTCAGCGGTACTTTGGAATCCCGCTCGGTAGCCGCAGCATTCGGCGGCTTGGCCTGCTGGATCGTGACGTCCTCATTCGAGCGGCTCAGAAACAGCGGACCATCTTGGCCAGGAAGGACGGCCGGCTCAAGGTCCGAAGCGGCGCCCCGGCCGTCAGGGTGATCGACTGA
- a CDS encoding secondary thiamine-phosphate synthase enzyme YjbQ → MGKFAEIVLRTHQREEFVNITSEVQRVVRESGVEDGVCTVFVPHTTAGVTINEGADPSVVRDIQRTLRQLVPEDGPYSHAEGNADAHIKASLVGASQRVIVRSGRLMLGTWQAIFFCEFDGPRSRRVWVEVS, encoded by the coding sequence ATGGGCAAGTTCGCGGAGATTGTCCTGAGAACCCACCAGCGGGAGGAATTTGTCAACATCACTTCGGAGGTCCAGAGGGTGGTGCGGGAGTCAGGGGTAGAGGACGGCGTGTGCACCGTTTTTGTCCCGCACACCACCGCAGGGGTGACCATCAATGAGGGGGCGGATCCGAGTGTGGTGCGCGACATTCAGCGCACGCTGCGTCAGTTGGTGCCAGAGGATGGGCCCTATTCCCACGCGGAGGGAAATGCCGACGCCCACATCAAAGCCAGCCTCGTAGGCGCATCCCAGCGCGTCATTGTGCGCAGCGGCCGCCTGATGCTGGGCACCTGGCAGGCCATCTTCTTCTGCGAATTCGATGGCCCGCGGAGCCGACGCGTCTGGGTCGAGGTCAGCTGA
- a CDS encoding AI-2E family transporter, with protein MPIPGLRPEDSAPCDGYARTLPWTAVVLVLLSGVLLVARFKVLLLSLALSVVIACLLAPVLRWMDSRGIPRSLAFLLVHAPTAATLALIVLVAVPACVREAESILRMAPSFYSPIASTQVEPSPLWPSLPYGGLASGDRLRSLAAAIVAWVLPTHQARSSYGLCFLFALLVAFFVLRDGPRLRKSLLDLVPNRHFEAVLGTWYRVERKVGLYLRCQVIAALALGALCALALYLLAIPCWGMLGLLAGAACLIPYFGAFLGALPPIFTALLGGRSIEPIVGIALAFATIRLLDEVILSPALPLRHVRLHPATVAIAVLAGGIAAGMPGILMAVPAVGSAKIALEEVQKSLRIRSYLGRTQPAALR; from the coding sequence ATGCCAATTCCCGGCCTTCGCCCTGAAGATTCGGCTCCCTGTGATGGTTATGCGCGCACCCTGCCCTGGACGGCGGTTGTCCTTGTCCTACTCAGCGGAGTGCTGCTTGTGGCGAGGTTCAAGGTGCTGCTCCTCTCCCTCGCGCTCTCCGTGGTCATCGCTTGCCTACTGGCCCCGGTGCTGCGGTGGATGGACTCTCGCGGCATTCCGCGATCCCTCGCCTTTCTTTTGGTCCACGCCCCGACGGCAGCAACCCTCGCGCTGATCGTGCTCGTCGCCGTCCCGGCGTGCGTGCGCGAGGCTGAATCGATTCTCCGGATGGCCCCGTCCTTCTATTCCCCCATAGCCTCTACTCAGGTTGAACCTTCCCCCTTGTGGCCATCCCTTCCATATGGGGGACTTGCTTCTGGTGACCGCCTTCGAAGCCTTGCCGCGGCGATCGTCGCCTGGGTGCTCCCGACCCACCAGGCCAGGTCCAGTTACGGCCTGTGCTTCCTTTTTGCGCTCCTCGTAGCCTTTTTCGTGCTAAGGGATGGCCCTCGCTTGCGCAAGTCGCTCCTTGACCTCGTTCCCAATCGTCACTTCGAGGCCGTTTTGGGCACGTGGTATCGCGTGGAGCGGAAGGTCGGTTTGTACCTTCGCTGCCAGGTGATTGCGGCGCTCGCCCTGGGTGCTCTCTGCGCCCTCGCTCTCTATCTGCTTGCGATTCCGTGTTGGGGGATGCTCGGGCTATTGGCCGGCGCCGCCTGTTTGATCCCCTATTTTGGCGCGTTTCTGGGGGCGCTGCCCCCTATCTTCACCGCACTCCTCGGGGGGCGCTCGATCGAGCCGATTGTAGGCATCGCTTTGGCCTTTGCCACAATCCGACTCCTAGACGAGGTGATTCTGTCTCCGGCTCTGCCCTTGAGGCACGTGAGGCTGCATCCCGCGACGGTGGCCATTGCCGTTCTGGCCGGCGGGATCGCTGCAGGCATGCCGGGCATCCTCATGGCGGTGCCGGCGGTGGGAAGCGCCAAGATCGCGCTGGAAGAGGTGCAGAA